Proteins from a genomic interval of Neoarius graeffei isolate fNeoGra1 chromosome 24, fNeoGra1.pri, whole genome shotgun sequence:
- the LOC132872540 gene encoding uncharacterized protein LOC132872540: MELNIKVLSGETRTIFVNPNDTIGKLKEQIARLFKARPSRLKLSITNGQILQLDHDQKTVSDYGLSSGCTVMLLISTTPVPFQVFVKNEKGQTKTYDITDDETVDQLMAKIRQKEGTPVDQQRLIYSGQQLDSGKKLEYYNIVSGSTIHMTLRLRGG; encoded by the coding sequence ATGGAGCTGAACATTAAAGTCCTGAGTGGAGAAACGCGGACCATCTTTGTGAATCCAAATGACACTATTGGCAAACTCAAGGAACAAATTGCCCGACTCTTTAAAGCAAGGCCTTCACGGCTGAAGCTTTCCATCACCAATGGACAAATCTTGCAGCTAGACCATGATCAGAAGACGGTGAGCGATTACGGGCTGAGTTCAGGATGCACTGTGATGCTCCTGATCTCCACGACCCCCGTGCCCTTTCAAGTGTTCGTGAAGAACGAGAAGGGACAGACAAAAACATACGACATCACTGACGATGAGACtgttgatcagttgatggcaaagATCCGCCAGAAAGAAGGAACACCAGTAGACCAGCAGCGGCTGATCTACAGTGGCCAACAGCTCGACTCTGGCAAGAAGCTGGAGTATTACAACATTGTTTCTGGAAGCACCATTCACATGACCCTCCGTCTACGTGGAGGCTGA